A single genomic interval of Sceloporus undulatus isolate JIND9_A2432 ecotype Alabama chromosome 2, SceUnd_v1.1, whole genome shotgun sequence harbors:
- the SLC35A2 gene encoding UDP-galactose translocator, producing MAAAGGPGNGGGGGSPALASGGNRQLKYISLAVLVVQNASLILSIRYVRTLPGDRFFATSAVVMAEVLKGVTCLLLIFIQKQGNLKQFAISLYDSIVVQYMDTLKLAVPSLIYTLQNNLQYVAISNLPAATFQVTYQLKILTTAVFSVLMLRKSLSRLQWLSLVLLFAGVAIVQVEQQQAGGKGTPGGQGAQQQQTYIVGLMAVVVSCLSSGFAGVYFEKILKGSAASVWLRNVQLGIFGTLLGLLGMWSTDGTAVAEHGFFFGYTPLVWGVILNQAFGGLLVALVVKYADNILKGFATSFSIVVSTVASIYLFDFHLNLPFALGAGLVIGAVYLYSLPKGPLTSRSLMGTATQQQGHAAQSKELPSVTTDGFLTKISSKEKGS from the exons gCAATCGGCAACTGAAGTACATCAGTTTAGCTGTCTTAGTGGTGCAGAatgcctctctcatcctcagcaTTCGCTATGTACGCACGCTGCCTGGGGACCGATTCTTTGCCACATCAGCAGTGGTCATGGCTGAAGTCCTTAAAGGAGTCACCTGCCTGCTCCTCATCTTCATTCAGAAACAAG gtAACTTAAAACAGTTTGCCATCTCCTTGTATGACTCCATTGTGGTGCAGTACATGGACACACTCAAACTAGCAGTGCCTTCTCTCATTTACACCCTCCAAAACAACCTCCAGTATGTGGCTATTTCCAACCTGCCTGCAGCCACCTTCCAG GTCACCTACCAACTGAAGATCCTCACCACAGCTGTCTTCTCGGTGCTGATGCTCCGCAAGAGTCTGTCCCGTCTCCAGTGGCTGTCCCTTGTGCTGCTTTTTGCTGGTGTAGCCATTGTCCAGGTGGAGCAACAGCAGGCAGGGGGCAAAGGAACCCCCGGGGGCCAGGGAGCACAACAGCAGCAGACCTACATTGTGGGGCTGATGGCCGTGGTGGTGTCGTGCCTCTCATCTGGCTTTGCTGGGGTCTATTTTGAAAAGATCCTCAAAGGCAGTGCAGCCTCTGTCTGGCTACGTAACGTTCAACTGGGCATCTTCGGGACCTTGCTGGGGCTGTTGGGCATGTGGTCCACGGATGGAACAGCcgtggctgagcatggattcttCTTTGGCTACACCCCGCTGGTGTGGGGAGTGATCCTGAACCAggcctttggaggtcttttggTGGCATTAGTTGTGAAATATGCGGACAACATCCTGAAGGGCTTTGCCACCTCCTTCTCCATCGTGGTGTCCACCGTGGCTTCCATCTACCTCTTTGACTTCCATCTCAACTTACCCTTTGCTCTAGGAGCAGGGCTGGTCATAGGGGCTGTCTATCTATACAGCTTGCCCAAGGGACCTTTGACCAGCCGGTCCTTAATGGGGACAGCTACACAGCAGCAGGGCCATGCAGCACAAAGCAAAGAACTTCCTTCCGTGACGACAGATGGCTTCCTGACCAA